In the genome of Bremerella sp. P1, the window GCTATACCAGAAGTTGACCGCAATTGGATCTGGAGACTCCAAGAAACGAGAATTCCAGAGGTGGTCGCCCGAATCAACCTTCCGAATTCGTCAACATCTCATCGTGGTGGGGTATTCTTTGCCGAAGAGCAACGGCGGATAGCGGTCGCAACGGTTGTGAAGCGTGAAAATAATCATCCAGCATTTACGACGACGACTTACGATCTTGTGTCGGGGAAGAAACTTGACACCTTAGACTTGCCATACGATGTGGTCACGCCAGTTAGTCGCGGATTCACTAAGTCTGGTCGATACTTAATTCTGAAACTCGTGCGTTATCCGCCCAACTTTACTTATACCGTTGGCGTCTACGATACCGTCACAAAAAACATAATCGCCACCTATGAGAATGTTGAACGCGTAACGATCAGCCCATATCGTGATGACGAGTTGATCTTGGGACGACCCAAGTCAGATGATAAACGACGCGATCGTATCTACCTTTCGTGGAATTTCCTGGAAGCATCAGAGAAGGAAATAGGTGGCGCTTGGAATCTGCTTGATGATGACTTCAGCGTCAATCGAGATCTTTCTCAGTTCGCTATCCGCAGAAGAGATCGTATAGCCTACTCAAAATCAGAAGATGATAGTCAAATCGAACAGCCGTATCTGGAAACTATCCGAGCAATTCATTGGAATCAGTCAAGTGATGGTAAGTCCGCGGTTGGGCAACTTCATGTCATGTGGGACTGGCTGAAGCGTAGAAAAAAGGTGCCGCCAGGACACGCGGTAGTTCTGGATTTGCCGCGAACCCTCCGGTGCGTCTTAGAGCCCCATCCCGACGTTTCCCAAGCGATTCTTAATTTAGGAGAGAGGTCTTACAATCCAGTCGGAACCTATAAGCCAAACGGGTTCCGATTCTCCGCGGATGACAGGTATGTGTTCCATTGCACAATTGGAGCAACGAACTACACAGCCAGAAAGCAGAAGCTAATCTGGTGGAATGCCTTCTCTGGAGAGTACTTAGGACAGGCGATTGCCACATCTGTCAGCCCCTCTGGAATGATGTATTCCACAATTGATGAAGATGAAGTCGTTATTCGCCGCGCTCCTATTCAGCTGCGTCGTTTTTCTTCGCCCTCGATCGAACAGTTATTGGCTCAATGGCAGGTATCTCGGCAATTGACCCTGAAACAGACGTGGCCTGACATATTCTATTGGCGGAACGAACCTTGGGCTTTCAGCTTTACATCAGGGGGTAGGCCTCAGAATTCTGTCGCTGCGGAAAAAGTCTTGTACTGGAAAAATGATGATGTTACGCGATGGCCGTTTCATTCCATTCTTGTCGTTCCAGATGGAGATCATGTTTACAGCATGACGAATACTGGCAACCTACTTAAAGCGTCTCGTAGTACGGGGGAGATTTTAGAACGTGGTAAGATGCCGTCAGGCTGTCGTCCAGTCGCAATTACGAAAGACGGCAGCCACATTCTTTTCGCCACTCCTTCCGGCGTGCTGACCTGGAATGTCGAACGCGAAGAAGAGGAAGCTCATCAAGTAATTGACGAAGCTACCAAACAAGTTGATCTACCGCCGAATATCGCAGTTCCTTCTAAGCGAATCGTGATTCGATGCGATAAACACGATTCTCTGATAGATCTGGAGTCCGGCAACGTAGTTTGGAGAGTTTTTAGACCAAATCAGTTTGATACGTTCCACCACGGCGAAGTTGGATCAGTCTCTCCAGATGGACGGATGTTTGCCTATGGTGACGGCGCTGGCAACGTCACTATTCTAGAAGCCGACACGCGCCAGGAGATTGCTCGTGTTCCAACTGACGCTCGCGAAACGAAGGTTATGTTTCATCCTCGCGAGCCAATTCTCGTCGTTGGGCGGGATGACGGACGGTTGGAAATGTATGAGACGGAAACGTGGAGTCTCGTTTTCGAGGAGTTTGTTGTTGAGGGCGAATTTATTTTTCTTAGACCAAGTGAAGATGGTGAATCCCTCGCATTTTGCGTGAGTACCGACGAACACGGGTATCGCTGGTTTAACCTGTCGTCCGTCGACTGAAGTGATGGTGAGACTCGCCAGAGATTGAAGAGACAGTCGACCAGGAAGTGTCCTGTCATTTGTGAACAGCGTAGTCCCATTCTCAAGGTCGATCATCGGTCCGTGTGAAGTTGTCCGTGCATATCCGAGTCCACATCTCCTGCTGCTTCTGAAAACAAACCTCTGCCGCAATAGGCCGAAGTAACTTCTCATGAACCTGATCTTTCCCTTCCGAAACCTTGGGCAAGTGCAGAAGATCTTCCTGAATCACTGGTGCCAACAAGAGCAGATTCATGATCTGCGTGATCCGCGGTTGGGTGACGTGCGACAGTCGGGCGATGTCGGACTGATCTTCCACGACACCATCGTCCAACAGCTGTTGAAAGTGAATGGCGAGCGCCATGAGCTTGGATATGCGTGATATGCGACCCACCGGTGCGGTAGCTTTCGGCTTGGGCTCCCGGTCGATCCGCTTCCGGCCGCGGCTATCGGTATTGAAGTGAAGAACTCGTTTTGTGCTCAACATGGGGCAAGACTCTGATCGGGTAAGTTGGATGCAGGTGTGGTATCGATAAAGTCGATCTTGATCGAGTTGTCGGTGGCATCAAATTCAATTCGGCTGACGAGTAAGGCAAGGACACGTTGTTGTTCGCGTGGTCGAAGCGTATCCCAGAGCTGGTCAAAGTCCTTGAATGCAGCGATGACTTCGTCCAATTCGATTGACCGTTCCGTTTGCTCGGTTGCTTTTCGTTGGAGTCGATTCAACTCCGTCTCGTTCTGATGAATACGTTCATGAAGTCCTGTTACACAGTTGGCGATCGCATTCGAAGGATCTGGTGACTCCGACAGCCGCTGCAGTTCGTTGTGGTCTTTGCTCAGCTGACGGGTGAGGTTTCCAATAGACCGAGTGAGGCTCTCCTGGTTTTCCTTAAGGAGCAACTTAGCTCGGTTGAATACTTCCGTTTGGAGATCCTGGTCCTGGGCGATCAACCGAATCTCATCGACAACGGCCCGTTCAATCTCGGTCGCAGGTAGCGAAGGGGTAGGACAGGAGGTGCGCCCCTGCTTGATCAATTGGGCACAGCGGTAGTAGCGGTACTGCCTGTTGCGTTTGTTGGTGAACGTGTGGACCATCGCGCTGTTGCAGTGTTTGCAGAATAGGAGACCCCGGATTAAGGCGTTGTGCTTGTTACGAACCTGGCCTCCAGGCGTGCGACCATTCGCTTTCAGCTGGGTCTGCACATCGTCGAAGAGTTCTGCTTCAACGATCGGTTTGTGCTCTCCGTCGAACACGTCAGCCTTATGCTTCACCTTGCCAATGTAGATCGGGTTGGTAAGCAGGGCATGGAGACTGCACTTGTCGAATGATTTGCCACCCTTGGGTTTGCCTCGTCGCGTGTGCCAGGTCTTGTTGGGTAATCCGAGAGCTTTCAGTTCGTCGACTACCGGAAGCAGGGAGCCAAGTTCGAGATAGAGCTCGTAAATCTGTCTGACCTGAATGGCTTCGGACTGATTGATGATAAGTTTGGGACTACCGCCAGAACGATCGACGTCGTATCCGAGCACTGGCGTGCCACCAGCCCATTTACCTTTACGGCGTTGCGCGGCGATCTTGTCCCGGATTCGCTCCCCAATGATCTCCCGCTCGAATTGGGCGAAGCTGAGAAGGATGTTGAGGGTTAGGCGGCCCATCGAATGGGTCGTGTTGAACTGCTGGGTGACCGAAACAAAGGAGATGTCGTATTGCTCGAAGGTCTCCATCATCCGAGCAAAATCCATCAAGGAACGAGATAGACGGTCGACCTTGTAGACGACCACACAATCAATGTTGCCTGCTTCGATATCCGCGATGAGCCGTTTCAGGCCAGGTCGTTCGACGTTGCCGCCTGAGAATCCGCCGTCGTTGTATTGTTCCGGCAGACAGACCCAACCCGCCGACTTCTGGCTGGCGATAAATGATTCCGCCGACTCGCGTTGGGCATCCAGCGAGTTGAATTCCGAGTCGAGTCCTTCTTCGGACGACTTGCGCGTGTAGATGGCACATCGAATGGTGTCGGTGTTGTTTTTCTTCGAGCTCATCCTTGGTCCTCCAACCGAAAGAAGCGATAACCGTTGCAGTGGCTTCCTGTAATCGC includes:
- a CDS encoding WD40 repeat domain-containing serine/threonine protein kinase — encoded protein: MRILTFQQLREIDQLCDQFESSWSTDSIAAIEELILQCPPTIRPEALLELLKIDVEIRVRQDCKLGKAEYLAAFPDYSDHIQARLTIENGDTLALPNTDDSTAVETAEWKPENDSLGTFGRFELCEELGHGSFGTVYRAYDPTLAREVALKLPRFGDHQKLLVDRFLNEAQIAAQLQHPNIVAVWERNRIGDQYYISTGFVKGQTLDKFLKNDEPDWRQMAEWIHALAEALFYAHQHHTIHRDIKPANIMINELGVPMIMDFGLAKRMDQASDLTSDGLIMGTPAYMSPEQARGRLSEIDAQTDQYSLGVVFFRMLSGDVPWRGDAHDIIRKLHELPSPPEIANVTKNIPRDLIAICQKMMQPKSSERYASCQEAARDIGRWLSGQPVEARPITGLERTWKWCRRHPVTSSLLGTIAAVVMVSIVSISTALAQTAASKKKAEDNLVVAEENADEARRQEAIAQEQRAAAEIAARKAQVESSRSLLLLAGHDIQAGRFSEAERRLDAIPEVDRNWIWRLQETRIPEVVARINLPNSSTSHRGGVFFAEEQRRIAVATVVKRENNHPAFTTTTYDLVSGKKLDTLDLPYDVVTPVSRGFTKSGRYLILKLVRYPPNFTYTVGVYDTVTKNIIATYENVERVTISPYRDDELILGRPKSDDKRRDRIYLSWNFLEASEKEIGGAWNLLDDDFSVNRDLSQFAIRRRDRIAYSKSEDDSQIEQPYLETIRAIHWNQSSDGKSAVGQLHVMWDWLKRRKKVPPGHAVVLDLPRTLRCVLEPHPDVSQAILNLGERSYNPVGTYKPNGFRFSADDRYVFHCTIGATNYTARKQKLIWWNAFSGEYLGQAIATSVSPSGMMYSTIDEDEVVIRRAPIQLRRFSSPSIEQLLAQWQVSRQLTLKQTWPDIFYWRNEPWAFSFTSGGRPQNSVAAEKVLYWKNDDVTRWPFHSILVVPDGDHVYSMTNTGNLLKASRSTGEILERGKMPSGCRPVAITKDGSHILFATPSGVLTWNVEREEEEAHQVIDEATKQVDLPPNIAVPSKRIVIRCDKHDSLIDLESGNVVWRVFRPNQFDTFHHGEVGSVSPDGRMFAYGDGAGNVTILEADTRQEIARVPTDARETKVMFHPREPILVVGRDDGRLEMYETETWSLVFEEFVVEGEFIFLRPSEDGESLAFCVSTDEHGYRWFNLSSVD
- a CDS encoding recombinase family protein produces the protein MSSKKNNTDTIRCAIYTRKSSEEGLDSEFNSLDAQRESAESFIASQKSAGWVCLPEQYNDGGFSGGNVERPGLKRLIADIEAGNIDCVVVYKVDRLSRSLMDFARMMETFEQYDISFVSVTQQFNTTHSMGRLTLNILLSFAQFEREIIGERIRDKIAAQRRKGKWAGGTPVLGYDVDRSGGSPKLIINQSEAIQVRQIYELYLELGSLLPVVDELKALGLPNKTWHTRRGKPKGGKSFDKCSLHALLTNPIYIGKVKHKADVFDGEHKPIVEAELFDDVQTQLKANGRTPGGQVRNKHNALIRGLLFCKHCNSAMVHTFTNKRNRQYRYYRCAQLIKQGRTSCPTPSLPATEIERAVVDEIRLIAQDQDLQTEVFNRAKLLLKENQESLTRSIGNLTRQLSKDHNELQRLSESPDPSNAIANCVTGLHERIHQNETELNRLQRKATEQTERSIELDEVIAAFKDFDQLWDTLRPREQQRVLALLVSRIEFDATDNSIKIDFIDTTPASNLPDQSLAPC